In the Streptomyces sp. cg36 genome, one interval contains:
- a CDS encoding TMEM165/GDT1 family protein yields MLSFTILAITFGVVFLAELPDKTALAGLMLGTRYKASYVFVGVAAAFALHVALAIAAGSVLTLLPHRLLQAIVGVLFLAGAAMLLFKKDDDDEDVKAPADQSFWKVSGAGFMLILVAEFGDLTQIMTANLAARYDSPLSVGIGAVLALWAVAGLGILGGRTLMKYVPLRLITKIAAALMAALAGFSLFEAITG; encoded by the coding sequence GTGCTCAGCTTCACCATTCTGGCGATCACCTTCGGCGTGGTCTTCCTCGCCGAACTCCCCGACAAGACCGCCCTCGCGGGTCTGATGCTCGGCACCCGCTACAAGGCGTCGTACGTGTTCGTCGGCGTCGCGGCGGCCTTCGCGCTCCACGTGGCGCTCGCCATCGCGGCGGGCAGCGTGCTGACCCTGCTGCCGCACCGGCTGCTCCAGGCGATTGTGGGCGTCCTCTTCCTCGCGGGCGCGGCGATGCTGCTCTTCAAGAAGGACGATGACGACGAGGACGTGAAGGCGCCGGCCGACCAGTCCTTCTGGAAGGTGTCCGGAGCCGGGTTCATGCTGATCCTCGTGGCCGAGTTCGGCGATCTGACGCAGATCATGACCGCGAACCTGGCCGCCCGCTACGACAGCCCGCTCTCGGTCGGCATCGGCGCCGTACTCGCGCTGTGGGCCGTCGCGGGCCTGGGCATCCTGGGCGGCCGGACGCTCATGAAGTACGTACCGCTGCGGCTGATCACCAAGATCGCGGCGGCGCTGATGGCGGCGCTCGCCGGGTTCAGCCTGTTCGAGGCGATCACCGGCTGA
- a CDS encoding pyridoxamine 5'-phosphate oxidase family protein, with the protein MSEKEQDQQIPARLAVTDRTRHRRLREQGSVEVADLDAVLRAGFVCHLGVVVDGAPMVVPTVYGVDFESRTLYVHGSVASRSLVRSPGQTVCVTVTHVDGLVLARSVFEHGVNYRSAMVYGVPRPVTDGDELAHGLRILTEQCAPGQWGYARGPSRKELAATTLLALELTQASVKTASGPPQDGDGPDGELGLWAGVVPLRSYFDAPEPDPRLPAGIALPPHVAALGAGSPGR; encoded by the coding sequence ATGAGCGAGAAGGAACAGGATCAGCAGATACCCGCCCGGCTGGCCGTCACCGACCGGACGCGGCACCGGCGGCTGCGGGAGCAGGGCAGCGTCGAGGTCGCGGACCTGGACGCCGTGCTGCGGGCCGGGTTCGTCTGCCATCTCGGGGTCGTCGTCGACGGGGCGCCCATGGTCGTGCCGACCGTGTACGGGGTCGACTTCGAGAGCCGGACGCTCTACGTCCACGGCTCCGTCGCCAGCCGCAGTCTGGTGCGGTCCCCCGGGCAGACCGTCTGCGTCACCGTGACGCACGTCGACGGCCTCGTGCTCGCGCGGTCGGTCTTCGAGCACGGCGTCAACTACCGCAGCGCCATGGTGTACGGGGTGCCCCGGCCGGTCACCGACGGGGACGAACTGGCGCACGGGCTGCGGATCCTGACCGAGCAGTGCGCGCCGGGGCAGTGGGGGTACGCGCGCGGGCCCAGCCGCAAGGAGCTCGCCGCCACCACGCTGCTGGCGCTGGAGCTGACCCAGGCGTCGGTGAAGACGGCGTCCGGCCCGCCCCAGGACGGGGACGGGCCGGACGGGGAACTCGGTCTGTGGGCCGGAGTGGTGCCGCTGCGGAGCTACTTCGACGCGCCGGAGCCGGACCCCCGTCTGCCCGCGGGCATCGCGCTGCCGCCCCATGTCGCCGCTCTGGGCGCGGGCAGCCCGGGGCGCTGA
- a CDS encoding DUF397 domain-containing protein has protein sequence MRSDSCEPPGTQWRKSSYSGDQGGDCIEVARLPHGRAAAVRDSKNPDGPAILLGRAAFAAFLRTVTG, from the coding sequence ATGCGGAGCGACAGCTGTGAGCCGCCCGGTACGCAGTGGCGGAAGTCGAGCTACAGCGGCGACCAGGGCGGGGACTGCATAGAGGTGGCCCGCCTCCCGCACGGCCGGGCCGCGGCCGTCCGGGACTCCAAGAATCCGGACGGCCCCGCCATCCTCCTCGGCCGCGCGGCGTTCGCCGCCTTCCTCCGTACCGTCACGGGCTGA
- a CDS encoding helix-turn-helix domain-containing protein has translation MVHINILDPSASPLDYYGYELRRYREAGGLTQKQLGAVIAYTGSLIGQIETARKLPTSDFSERADAALGTGGLLSRLLPLVLRSQLPAWFQRVAELESRATAICTFQAHMVHGLLQTRTYARAVLGAMDGSNLDGRTAARLARQRILDKARPPGLWTILGESALLQQIGGPVVMREQLAHLLSFAGTPHVNIQVLPHDAGAHAGLQGSFNLYRFAGSATILYTEGYGMGHPTADPENVRDCSLRYDHLRAAALSLRDSAELIRQVMEERYAERQL, from the coding sequence GTGGTCCACATCAACATCCTCGATCCGAGCGCCTCGCCGCTCGACTACTACGGCTACGAACTGCGCCGCTACCGCGAGGCCGGCGGTCTCACCCAGAAGCAGCTGGGCGCGGTCATCGCGTACACCGGATCGCTGATCGGCCAGATCGAGACGGCCCGCAAGCTGCCGACGTCCGACTTCAGCGAGCGCGCGGACGCCGCGCTCGGCACCGGCGGGCTGCTGTCCCGGCTGCTGCCGCTGGTACTGCGCAGCCAGCTCCCGGCCTGGTTCCAGCGGGTCGCGGAGCTGGAGTCGCGGGCCACGGCGATCTGTACGTTCCAGGCGCACATGGTGCACGGGCTGCTCCAGACCCGGACGTACGCCCGGGCGGTGCTCGGCGCGATGGACGGGTCCAACCTGGACGGCCGCACGGCGGCCCGGCTGGCGCGGCAGCGGATCCTCGACAAGGCGCGCCCGCCCGGACTGTGGACGATCCTGGGGGAGAGCGCGCTGCTCCAGCAGATCGGCGGGCCGGTGGTGATGCGCGAGCAACTCGCCCACCTGCTGAGCTTCGCGGGCACCCCGCACGTCAACATCCAGGTGCTGCCCCACGACGCCGGCGCGCACGCCGGGCTGCAGGGTTCGTTCAACCTCTACCGGTTCGCCGGGAGCGCCACGATCCTCTACACCGAGGGCTACGGAATGGGGCACCCGACCGCCGATCCGGAGAACGTCAGGGACTGTTCGCTCCGATACGATCATCTCCGGGCAGCCGCCCTGTCGTTGCGCGACTCCGCAGAGCTGATCCGGCAGGTGATGGAGGAGCGCTATGCGGAGCGACAGCTGTGA
- a CDS encoding bifunctional glycosyltransferase 87/phosphatase PAP2 family protein produces the protein MAHVLRLPPGERLTDLETWTGANGVNGVLHMKGSLYDQDHFTGTPFAGFVLKPLTHSAEEALGVAWTFSTLLLVAVLGAVVARALPGPVPRRSALLAAPVAISLLMVSLPVRNTLTTGQTSIIPVLLVLLGCFVVRGERGSGALIGVGAALQPTVLLFVPLLWLTGRRRAAVSTTATFAAATALTWALMPHDSWTYWVHHVAGAGLGARPDGLANQSLHGALLRFGLEGPLEIAVFLVLAAAVVVLGLRRAVRYAHDGQLLLAVALTGCAAVAVSPTAWQHQLLWVLLAMVGRVGTKARDRLVWPALVVLVMTLPGAVLLPNMGLLHPVRDNVPLLTALLAACVVPFLPRASEHFRAPVPTTYARSAPARWARVPLLPFWRRVLSRPNLLLELLVIRVGYSAYSHIRLEATAGRETAEAHGRTVVSIERALHIDIEHWANHTIQHAKWLLSFFNFYYETFHFIIPLTILGVLYVRRPADYRWARSALGFATLLGLLGFWFFPLAPPRLMPGMGFIDTVHGPQDLANPDYGAMTQVTNQYAAMPSLHFGWSLWCGVVIVVVAPKLWMKALGLLHPLFTVCAIITTANHWVLDALGGAAVVGAGFALVYVLAGPRGVQRPGLPAPRAATWGGSAMPAGRRGSGSGASK, from the coding sequence ATGGCCCATGTGCTGCGGCTCCCACCCGGCGAGCGGCTGACCGACCTGGAGACCTGGACGGGCGCCAACGGGGTCAACGGGGTGCTGCACATGAAGGGCTCCCTCTACGACCAGGACCACTTCACCGGCACGCCGTTCGCCGGGTTCGTCCTCAAGCCGCTGACCCACTCCGCCGAGGAAGCCCTCGGGGTGGCCTGGACGTTCTCGACGCTGCTGCTCGTCGCGGTGCTCGGCGCCGTCGTCGCCCGCGCGCTGCCGGGGCCCGTGCCGCGGCGCAGCGCGCTGCTGGCCGCGCCGGTCGCCATCAGCCTGCTGATGGTGTCGCTGCCGGTGCGCAACACGCTCACCACCGGCCAGACCAGCATCATCCCGGTCCTGCTGGTGCTGCTGGGCTGCTTCGTGGTGCGCGGGGAGCGCGGCTCGGGGGCGCTGATCGGCGTCGGCGCGGCCCTCCAGCCGACCGTCCTGCTCTTCGTGCCGCTGCTGTGGCTGACCGGGCGCAGACGGGCGGCCGTCTCCACCACCGCCACCTTCGCCGCCGCGACCGCCCTGACCTGGGCGCTCATGCCGCACGACTCCTGGACGTACTGGGTGCACCACGTGGCGGGCGCCGGGCTCGGCGCGCGCCCGGACGGACTGGCCAACCAGTCGCTGCACGGCGCGCTGCTCCGGTTCGGCCTGGAGGGCCCGCTGGAGATCGCGGTGTTCCTGGTGCTGGCCGCCGCCGTCGTCGTGCTCGGCCTGCGCCGGGCGGTCCGCTACGCGCACGACGGCCAGCTGCTGCTCGCCGTCGCCCTCACCGGCTGCGCGGCCGTCGCCGTCTCGCCGACCGCCTGGCAGCACCAGCTGCTGTGGGTGCTGCTCGCGATGGTGGGCCGGGTCGGGACCAAGGCGCGCGACCGGCTGGTGTGGCCGGCCCTGGTGGTCCTGGTGATGACGCTGCCGGGCGCGGTGCTGCTGCCGAACATGGGGCTGCTCCACCCGGTCCGTGACAACGTTCCCCTGCTCACCGCGCTGCTCGCGGCCTGTGTGGTGCCGTTCCTGCCGCGCGCCTCCGAGCACTTCCGGGCGCCCGTCCCCACCACGTACGCGCGCTCGGCCCCGGCCCGCTGGGCCCGCGTCCCGCTGCTGCCGTTCTGGCGCCGGGTGCTGAGCCGCCCCAATCTGCTCCTGGAACTCCTGGTCATCCGGGTCGGCTACTCCGCGTACTCGCACATCCGGCTGGAGGCCACCGCCGGGCGGGAGACGGCGGAGGCGCACGGGCGGACGGTGGTCTCCATCGAGCGCGCCCTGCACATCGACATCGAGCACTGGGCCAACCACACGATCCAGCACGCCAAGTGGCTGCTCTCGTTCTTCAACTTCTACTACGAGACGTTCCACTTCATCATCCCGCTGACGATCCTGGGCGTGCTGTACGTCCGCCGCCCGGCCGACTACCGCTGGGCCCGCTCCGCCCTCGGGTTCGCCACGCTGCTCGGTCTGCTCGGCTTCTGGTTCTTCCCGCTGGCGCCGCCGCGGCTGATGCCCGGCATGGGCTTCATCGACACCGTGCACGGCCCGCAGGACCTGGCGAACCCGGACTACGGGGCGATGACCCAGGTCACCAACCAGTACGCGGCGATGCCCAGTCTGCACTTCGGCTGGTCGCTGTGGTGCGGCGTGGTGATCGTGGTGGTGGCGCCCAAGCTGTGGATGAAGGCGCTCGGCCTGCTCCACCCGCTCTTCACGGTCTGCGCGATCATCACGACCGCCAACCACTGGGTGCTCGACGCACTCGGCGGCGCGGCCGTCGTCGGCGCGGGCTTCGCCCTGGTGTACGTGCTGGCGGGCCCGCGCGGCGTTCAGCGCCCCGGGCTGCCCGCGCCCAGAGCGGCGACATGGGGCGGCAGCGCGATGCCCGCGGGCAGACGGGGGTCCGGCTCCGGCGCGTCGAAGTAG
- a CDS encoding peptidoglycan-binding protein codes for MRAQACPECGASRHDDGRPGCRCAERAAEAARTRRPARAAAPDFDPLRLRPYVTLENLTDATGDPSMTMPLRPVPPPPAGGTGQPPAGAAPQPPAAYDTDATTLLPPIRPAHGSAGLPPAGPAPGAAPHPPGAYDTDATTLLPPVRPAHAGAPQPPVDADATSVPPRLGGPSAGAAAGRADVTAPLPAFPAEEGSGAYTGPGHGDGPVVGSGAPGPRGRTAARRRRPLLVAVAALVVGGVATAAFAGGGLFGGGGGTDDALPSTTVSTVPDDGPTTSAAPSPTAPKPSRTPRTSPSPHRSSPSPSRSPKPSPSASRRPAAPAPGPTPSQVTGTVGTTTAPARPPATAPVLRRGDDGPEVADLQARLASLTIYDGSVDGHFGSRTERAVRTYQSYMGLESDPPGVYGPETRRALEAQTS; via the coding sequence ATGAGGGCTCAGGCATGTCCTGAATGCGGCGCGTCGCGCCACGACGACGGCAGACCCGGCTGCCGGTGCGCCGAACGCGCGGCCGAGGCCGCACGCACCCGCCGCCCGGCCCGCGCAGCCGCCCCGGACTTCGACCCGCTGCGGCTGCGCCCCTATGTGACGCTGGAGAACCTGACCGACGCGACGGGCGACCCGTCCATGACGATGCCCCTGCGCCCGGTCCCGCCGCCCCCTGCGGGGGGCACGGGGCAGCCGCCCGCCGGAGCCGCGCCGCAGCCGCCCGCCGCATACGACACCGACGCCACAACCCTGCTGCCACCGATCCGACCGGCCCACGGGAGCGCGGGGCTGCCGCCCGCCGGCCCCGCACCCGGAGCCGCGCCCCACCCGCCCGGCGCATACGACACCGACGCCACGACGCTGCTCCCGCCCGTCCGACCGGCCCACGCAGGCGCGCCGCAGCCGCCCGTCGATGCGGACGCCACCTCGGTGCCGCCCCGGCTCGGGGGGCCGTCCGCGGGTGCGGCGGCGGGGCGCGCCGATGTCACCGCGCCCCTGCCCGCGTTCCCCGCCGAAGAAGGATCGGGCGCGTACACGGGGCCGGGGCACGGCGACGGACCGGTGGTGGGTTCGGGCGCGCCCGGGCCGCGTGGGCGCACGGCCGCACGGCGGCGGCGCCCGCTGCTGGTCGCCGTCGCGGCCCTGGTGGTCGGCGGCGTCGCCACCGCCGCGTTCGCGGGCGGCGGGCTGTTCGGCGGCGGGGGCGGCACGGACGACGCCCTGCCGAGCACGACCGTCTCCACCGTCCCCGACGACGGTCCCACGACCTCCGCCGCGCCCTCCCCCACCGCGCCGAAGCCGTCCCGGACCCCCCGCACCAGCCCGTCCCCGCACAGGAGCTCGCCCTCCCCGAGCCGCAGCCCGAAGCCCTCCCCCAGCGCCTCCCGCCGCCCCGCCGCCCCCGCTCCGGGACCGACCCCTTCCCAGGTCACCGGTACGGTCGGCACCACGACGGCCCCGGCCCGGCCGCCCGCCACCGCACCCGTGCTGCGCCGGGGCGACGACGGGCCCGAGGTGGCCGACCTCCAGGCACGGCTGGCCTCGCTGACGATCTACGACGGTTCGGTCGACGGCCACTTCGGCTCCCGCACGGAACGCGCGGTGCGCACGTACCAGTCGTACATGGGGCTGGAGAGCGATCCGCCCGGCGTGTACGGCCCGGAGACCCGGCGCGCCCTGGAGGCCCAGACGTCCTGA
- a CDS encoding DHA2 family efflux MFS transporter permease subunit, whose product MAQETAPSAPAAPAPGSGQERRTLLVAIGALLLGLLLAALDQTIVSTALPTIVSDLGGMEHLSWVVTAYMLAATAATPLWGKLGDQYGRKKLFQAAIGIFLVGSALCGVAQNMPQLIGFRALQGLGGGGLIVLSMAIVGDLVPPRERGRYQGLFGAVFGATSVLGPLLGGLFTQHLSWRWVFYVNLPVGVVALLVIAAVLHIPGRGNRHTIDYLGTFLIAAVATCLVLVASLGGTTWAWGSAPIIGLAALGAVLLVAFVAVERRAVEPVIPLKLFRIRTFTLVAVISFVIGFAMFGAMTYLPTFLQVVQGITPTMSGVHMLPMVFGMLLTSTASGQIVSRTGRWKVFPIAGTAVVTVGLMLLHRLSESSSTWQMSASFFVFGAGLGLVMQVLVLVVQNAVSYADLGVATSGATFFRSIGASFGVAIFGTIFTNRLSGKLADALAGQPLPPGTGPAQVAADPHTIAALPPRLRPPVLHAYAQSITDVFLYAVPVTLLAFAVAWFLREDKLRGAVTAPDASQTVASNPVERSSYDECARALSVLGTREGRREIYQEITDRAGLDLLPAASWLLLRIQHDGSVRPALLADRTPVPLPVITEAARQIEERGLARREGLALRHTDAGRATAERLAGAREESLAALLGDWWGPDRPTDLVKLVEELTAELCGSDREGPRGPQPRRDHAR is encoded by the coding sequence ATGGCCCAGGAAACGGCCCCCAGCGCGCCCGCCGCGCCCGCTCCCGGCTCGGGCCAGGAGCGGCGGACCCTGCTCGTCGCCATCGGCGCGCTGCTGCTCGGTCTGCTGCTCGCCGCGCTCGACCAGACCATCGTCTCCACCGCCCTGCCGACCATCGTCAGCGACCTCGGCGGGATGGAACACCTGTCGTGGGTGGTCACGGCGTACATGCTGGCCGCCACCGCCGCGACCCCGCTGTGGGGCAAACTCGGCGACCAGTACGGCAGGAAGAAGCTGTTCCAGGCCGCGATCGGGATCTTCCTGGTCGGCTCCGCGCTCTGCGGCGTCGCCCAGAACATGCCGCAGCTGATCGGCTTCCGGGCGCTCCAGGGCCTGGGCGGCGGCGGACTCATCGTGCTGTCGATGGCGATCGTCGGCGACCTGGTGCCGCCGCGCGAACGCGGGCGCTACCAGGGCCTGTTCGGGGCCGTGTTCGGTGCGACCAGTGTGCTCGGCCCGCTGCTGGGCGGGCTGTTCACCCAACACCTCAGCTGGCGCTGGGTGTTCTACGTCAACCTGCCGGTCGGCGTGGTGGCGCTGCTGGTGATCGCGGCGGTGCTGCACATTCCCGGACGCGGCAACCGGCACACCATCGACTACCTCGGCACCTTCCTCATCGCGGCGGTGGCGACCTGTCTGGTGCTGGTGGCCTCGCTCGGCGGCACCACCTGGGCCTGGGGGTCGGCGCCGATCATCGGGCTCGCGGCGCTGGGGGCGGTGCTGCTGGTGGCGTTCGTCGCGGTGGAGCGCCGGGCGGTGGAGCCGGTCATCCCGCTGAAGCTGTTCCGGATCCGCACGTTCACGCTCGTCGCGGTCATCAGCTTCGTCATCGGCTTCGCGATGTTCGGGGCGATGACCTATCTGCCGACGTTCCTCCAGGTCGTCCAGGGCATCACGCCGACCATGTCCGGGGTGCACATGCTGCCGATGGTCTTCGGCATGCTGCTCACCTCGACCGCGTCGGGCCAGATCGTCTCGCGCACCGGCCGCTGGAAGGTGTTCCCCATCGCGGGCACGGCCGTGGTGACGGTGGGGCTGATGCTGCTGCACCGGCTCAGCGAGTCGAGCTCCACCTGGCAGATGAGCGCGTCCTTCTTCGTCTTCGGCGCCGGACTCGGCCTGGTGATGCAGGTCCTCGTCCTCGTCGTCCAGAACGCGGTGAGCTACGCCGACCTGGGCGTCGCCACCTCCGGGGCGACCTTCTTCCGCTCGATCGGCGCCTCCTTCGGCGTGGCGATCTTCGGCACCATCTTCACCAACCGGCTCAGCGGCAAACTCGCCGACGCGCTGGCGGGCCAGCCGCTGCCGCCCGGCACCGGCCCCGCCCAGGTCGCCGCCGACCCGCACACGATCGCGGCCCTGCCGCCCCGGCTGCGCCCGCCGGTGCTGCACGCGTACGCGCAGTCGATCACCGACGTCTTCCTCTACGCGGTCCCGGTCACCCTGCTCGCCTTCGCGGTCGCCTGGTTCCTGCGCGAGGACAAGCTGCGCGGCGCGGTCACCGCGCCCGACGCCAGCCAGACCGTGGCGTCCAATCCCGTCGAGCGCTCCTCGTACGACGAGTGCGCGCGGGCGCTGTCCGTGCTGGGCACCCGGGAGGGCCGCCGGGAGATCTACCAGGAGATCACCGACCGCGCCGGGCTCGACCTGCTGCCCGCCGCGAGCTGGCTGCTGCTGCGCATCCAGCACGACGGCTCGGTGCGGCCGGCCCTGCTCGCCGACCGTACGCCCGTACCGCTCCCGGTGATCACCGAGGCCGCCCGGCAGATCGAGGAACGCGGCCTGGCCCGCCGTGAGGGGCTGGCGCTGCGCCACACGGACGCCGGCCGCGCGACGGCCGAACGGCTGGCCGGGGCCCGTGAGGAGTCCCTCGCCGCACTCCTCGGCGACTGGTGGGGCCCGGACCGCCCGACCGACCTGGTCAAGCTGGTGGAGGAGCTGACCGCCGAGCTGTGCGGCTCGGACCGGGAGGGCCCGCGCGGACCGCAGCCGAGGCGCGACCACGCCCGGTGA
- a CDS encoding GNAT family N-acetyltransferase yields MSWIMTREPYDTPDAALLRRDYYDEVASRWYGRPATAEEIRRGLTDDGAERLRPPLGDFVVGRRAGVAGACGGVLLCETAPVIDGTAPATAELTRVFVRPELRGTGGGAALLTALETAARRLGARRVALDTRHDLIEARTLYAKNGYREVEPYDAGREFAERWFAKEL; encoded by the coding sequence ATGAGTTGGATCATGACCCGCGAGCCCTACGACACCCCCGACGCGGCCCTGCTGCGCCGCGACTACTACGACGAGGTGGCGAGCCGCTGGTACGGGCGCCCGGCCACCGCCGAGGAGATACGGCGGGGACTGACCGACGACGGCGCCGAACGGCTGCGTCCGCCGCTGGGCGACTTCGTGGTGGGCAGGCGCGCCGGCGTCGCCGGGGCGTGCGGCGGTGTCCTGCTCTGCGAGACCGCGCCGGTCATCGACGGCACGGCCCCGGCCACCGCCGAGCTGACCCGGGTCTTCGTCCGCCCGGAGCTGCGCGGCACCGGCGGCGGCGCGGCCCTGCTCACCGCCCTGGAGACGGCCGCCCGCAGGCTGGGCGCCCGCCGGGTCGCCCTGGACACCCGCCACGACCTGATCGAGGCGCGCACGCTGTACGCGAAGAACGGCTACCGGGAGGTCGAACCGTACGACGCGGGGCGGGAGTTCGCGGAGCGCTGGTTCGCGAAGGAGCTGTGA
- a CDS encoding HAD-IA family hydrolase, which yields MTATPTTLTARALLLDMDGTLVNSDAVVERCWRRWAVDHGLDPEEALKVVHGRQGYATMAVLLPDRPMEQNLADNREMLAQETADTDGVVPVPGAPAFMASLAGLPHALVTSADEALAQARMGAAALPVPAVRVTAERVGASKPDPEGFLKGAAELGFAAADCIVFEDSQAGIEAGLAAGMRVVGVGPRAAAHHPTVHVADLTRVTVTPGADGGLTLEIAP from the coding sequence ATGACGGCCACGCCCACCACCCTGACCGCACGCGCCCTCCTCCTCGACATGGACGGCACCCTCGTCAACTCCGACGCCGTGGTGGAGCGCTGCTGGCGCCGCTGGGCCGTCGACCACGGGCTCGACCCCGAGGAGGCGCTCAAGGTCGTGCACGGCCGCCAGGGGTACGCCACCATGGCCGTCCTGCTGCCGGACCGCCCCATGGAGCAGAACCTCGCCGACAACCGCGAGATGCTCGCGCAGGAGACCGCCGACACCGACGGCGTCGTCCCCGTACCCGGCGCCCCCGCCTTCATGGCCTCCCTCGCCGGGCTGCCGCACGCCCTGGTGACCTCGGCCGACGAGGCGCTCGCCCAGGCCCGGATGGGCGCCGCCGCACTGCCGGTGCCCGCCGTGCGCGTCACGGCCGAGCGGGTCGGGGCCAGCAAGCCGGACCCGGAGGGCTTCCTGAAGGGCGCGGCCGAGCTGGGCTTCGCGGCGGCCGACTGCATCGTCTTCGAGGACTCCCAGGCGGGCATCGAGGCCGGTCTGGCGGCCGGGATGCGCGTGGTCGGCGTGGGCCCGCGCGCAGCCGCCCACCACCCCACCGTGCACGTGGCGGACCTGACCCGGGTGACGGTCACGCCCGGCGCGGACGGCGGCCTCACCCTGGAGATCGCCCCGTAG
- a CDS encoding antibiotic biosynthesis monooxygenase, protein MSIVKINVLKVPSEQREVLEQRFAARAGSVENSDGFEWFELLRPVEGTDEYLVYTRWRSEEDFEKWMATSMRGAGAHGAGGASEGLAAEGERPRPAATGSTLWSFEVVQQASPKG, encoded by the coding sequence ATGAGCATCGTGAAGATCAACGTCCTGAAGGTCCCGAGCGAGCAGCGCGAGGTGCTGGAGCAGCGGTTCGCCGCGCGGGCCGGTTCGGTGGAGAACTCCGACGGCTTCGAGTGGTTCGAGCTGCTCCGCCCGGTCGAGGGCACCGACGAGTACCTCGTGTACACGCGGTGGCGCAGCGAGGAGGACTTCGAGAAGTGGATGGCCACGTCGATGCGCGGCGCGGGGGCGCACGGCGCGGGCGGTGCGTCCGAGGGCCTCGCGGCGGAGGGCGAGCGCCCCAGGCCCGCCGCGACCGGCTCCACGCTGTGGTCGTTCGAGGTCGTGCAGCAGGCGAGCCCCAAGGGCTGA
- a CDS encoding cytochrome P450 yields MRCPHLPEGFDFTDPDLLQDRVPHPEFAEARQTAPVLWCAQPHGIAGFGDDGYWVVTRHADVKYVSTHPELFSSTTNTAVIRFNENITRDQIEVQRLIMLNMDPPEHTRVRQIVQRGFTPRAVRSLEAALRDRARRIVDTALAGAEGRDSFDFVTNIAVELPLQAIAELIGVPQRDRTKIFDWSNKMAAYDDPEYAITEEIGAEAAMELVSYAMNLAAERKECPAKDIVSQLVAAEGQGNLSSDEFGFFVILLAVAGNETTRNAISHGMHAFLTHPDQWELYKRERPETAAEEIVRWATPVVSFQRTATQDTELGGQKIKAGDRIGLFYSSANNDPEIFDEPERFDILRDPNPHLGFGGGGPHFCLGKSLAVLEIDLIFHAIADALPNLTLAGDPRRLRSAWLNGIKELQVSP; encoded by the coding sequence ATGCGCTGTCCCCACCTGCCCGAGGGGTTCGACTTCACCGACCCCGACCTGCTCCAGGACCGCGTCCCCCACCCGGAGTTCGCCGAGGCGCGGCAGACCGCCCCGGTCCTCTGGTGCGCGCAGCCGCACGGCATCGCCGGGTTCGGCGACGACGGCTACTGGGTGGTGACGCGGCACGCCGACGTCAAATACGTCTCCACGCACCCGGAGCTGTTCTCCTCCACCACCAACACGGCCGTCATCCGCTTCAACGAGAACATCACCCGCGACCAGATCGAGGTCCAGCGGCTGATCATGCTCAACATGGACCCGCCCGAGCACACCCGGGTGCGCCAGATCGTGCAGCGCGGCTTCACCCCGCGCGCGGTCCGCTCGCTGGAGGCCGCCCTGCGCGACCGGGCCCGCCGGATCGTGGACACCGCGCTGGCCGGCGCCGAGGGCCGCGACTCCTTCGACTTCGTCACCAACATCGCGGTGGAGCTCCCGCTCCAGGCCATCGCCGAGCTCATCGGCGTACCGCAGCGGGACCGTACGAAGATCTTCGACTGGTCCAACAAGATGGCGGCGTACGACGACCCCGAGTACGCCATCACGGAGGAGATCGGCGCCGAGGCGGCCATGGAGCTCGTCTCGTACGCGATGAACCTCGCGGCCGAGCGCAAGGAGTGCCCGGCCAAGGACATCGTGTCGCAGCTGGTCGCGGCGGAGGGCCAGGGCAACCTGTCCTCGGACGAGTTCGGCTTCTTCGTGATCCTGCTCGCCGTCGCGGGCAACGAGACCACCCGCAACGCGATCAGCCACGGCATGCACGCCTTCCTCACCCACCCCGACCAGTGGGAGCTCTACAAGCGCGAGCGCCCCGAGACGGCGGCGGAGGAGATCGTGCGCTGGGCGACCCCGGTGGTCTCCTTCCAGCGGACGGCGACCCAGGACACCGAACTCGGCGGCCAGAAGATCAAGGCGGGCGACCGGATCGGCCTCTTCTACTCCTCCGCCAACAACGACCCCGAGATCTTCGACGAGCCCGAGCGGTTCGACATCCTGCGCGACCCCAACCCGCACCTGGGCTTCGGGGGCGGGGGCCCGCACTTCTGCCTCGGCAAGTCCCTGGCGGTGCTGGAGATCGACCTGATCTTCCACGCGATCGCGGACGCCCTGCCGAACCTGACCCTGGCGGGCGACCCGCGCCGGCTCCGCTCGGCCTGGCTCAACGGCATCAAGGAGCTCCAGGTCAGCCCGTGA